DNA sequence from the Oncorhynchus clarkii lewisi isolate Uvic-CL-2024 chromosome 9, UVic_Ocla_1.0, whole genome shotgun sequence genome:
AGTCattctgtagaagctatgagaatagaaaggttcagtacttttgtgaagtatcacagcacagttgaaaaataaatggcaaatagaaatccaaaatggatgatgttaagagatagatgggaggggttgaatggagctgaagggtgggactaataacaagataaccaatgtaaaacatacaatgtacaatgtacaatgtatatagattcagaaatgttgtgaaattgcacagttacaaatagaaatcaaactggatggacatcagaaatagaggaaggactaaaaacaaactaaaaacaaacagactaaaaacaaacaaaaaaataactattgtaaaatagattgtgtctgtaaaatgtgtataagatgtataaactgaaggtagaagcgtaagtgttattgtttattagtttactccaattgggggaagggtggtagggtttgtggggaataataaaggtatattattTTTAAAAGTATGTATATCTatgtaggtatgtgtatgtaactgtatgtacagttgaagtcggaagtatacacttacacatacacttaggttggagtcattaaaactcgttttcaacctctccacaaatatcttgttaacaaactatagttttggcaagtcggttaggacatctactttgtgcttcacacaagtaatttttccaataattgtttacaaacagattatttcacttataattaattcactgcatcacaatttcagtgggtcagaagttgacacacTATGTTGACtgcctttgaacagcttggaagattccagaaaatgatgtcatgtctttagaagcttctgataggctaattgacatcatttgagtcaattggaggtgtacctgtggatgtatttcaaggcctaccttcaaactcagtgcctctttgcttgacatcatggggaaatcaaaagaaatcagccaagacctcagaaaaacatttaagaattatttatttcagctttaaattatttcatcacattcccagtgggtcagaagtttacatacactcaattagtatttggtagcattgcctttaagttgtttaacatgggtcaaatgtttcaggtagccttccacaagcttcccacaataaattgggtcaattatggcccattcctcctgacagagctggtgtaactgagtcaggtttgtaggcctcctttctcacacacgctttttaagttctgcccacacattttctataggattgaggttagggctttgtgatggccactccaataccttgactttcttgtccttaagccattttgccacaactttggaagtatgcttggggtcattgtccatttgtgaccaaacttcctgactgatgtcttgagatgttctttcaatatatccacataattgcccctcctcatgatgccacctattttgtgaagtgcaacagttCCTAAtggagcaaagcacccccacaacatgatgctgccaccccgtgcttcacgtttgggatcgtgttcttcggcttgcaagcctccccctttttcctccaaacataacgatgatcattattgccaaacagttatatttttgtttcgtcagaccagaggacatttctccaaaaagtacgatctttgtccccatgtgcagttgcaaaccgtagtctggcttttatatggctgttttggagtagtgacttcttccttgctgagcggcctttcaggttatgtcgatatgggactgGTTTTACTGTTggtatagatactttgtacctgtttcctccagcatgttcacaaggtcctttgctgttgttctgggatagatttacacttttcgcaccaaagtacgttcatctgtaggagacagaacgcgtctccttcctgagcggtatgacggctgaatgatcccatgttgtttatacttgcctactattgtttgtacagatgaacgtggtaccctcaggcgtttggaaattgctcccaggatTGAAcaaggcttgtggaggtctacaatttttttcctgaggtcttggctgatttcttttgattttcccatgatgtcaagcaaagaggcactgagtttgaaggtaggccttgaggtacacctccaattgacacaaattatgtcaattagcccatcagaagcttctaacgccattacataattttctggaattttccaagctgtttaaaggcacagtcaacttagtgtatgtaaacttctgacccactgaaattgtgatacagtgaattataattaaaataatctgtctgtaaacaatttttggaaaaatgacttgtgtcatgcacaaagcagatgtcctaagcgatttgccaaaactatagtttgttaacaagaaatttgtgcagtagttgaaaaactagttttaattaataattccaacctaagtgtatgtaaacttccgaattcaactgtatgtatatatgtgtatatgtatgaatgtTTATGTATgcatatgtacatgtatgtatatggatatatatatttacccccaaATATATGGGAGATTGgtaatgatgcagacaattacattgatggaagcaacaatctttccgcaatattaagctgatccacccccccccccccccaaaaaaaattacaaaaataaaaatagttacAAAAATCAGAACAAGTCATGACAAAATagataatataacataatataatcCTGTTACTATGCATGACTAGAGAGCAGTAGTTTGTTTGCTGTTGAAGCGAATGTTGTTAACCAGAAACATTGGTGTAGAATACTGTGAGTGAAGTGAGTGTTATCATGCCCTTGCAAGGTGTAAAGAAGCCAGAGAAGTTGTGAAAACAGCACTGCTTCTGGCTAACAGAGATTTCCACtttctaaaaatgtatttccattcctCTTTGCAATACCAGCAAACTCTCAAAAACTCGTCTCACTTCTAACTTCCtccgtttccttcctctccatctgAAGGACCTTAAATaactgaccctaaacctaaaGTTAAGTGGCTTAACTGATCTGTATCATGAGACAGTGACTGAGTGATTTACTCAACTGTAAATAAAATGCAAACTAATTGCAAACTAATTTCATGAATGTTACTTGATAAAGGCTTGTCTTGTATTCTGTAAGGTCCTTAGCTTTTGACTTTTTAACTGATGGTTTAGATAAATGTCGTAGTTTGTTTCTTCAACATTCTGGAGAAGTGCTTCCTTTTGTGTTTAATTCTGACACCGTAAACTCTGCAAAATGAAACCACATTTTACTTAGTGTGCTAACAATCAGTAAATGCATTTTATTTGAGAGGGGAGGTCTCATTCTTATACTTCGATCATTTAAGAGAAAATAAAATGTTTCGTTTTAAATCTGGACGTCCTGCTAAAGACAGCATTATATGTACTTCAACACCTCTTAAAACTTCAtcggggtagggggcagtattttcacgtccggatgaaaagcgtgcccaaagtaaactgcctgctactcaggcccagaagctaggatatgcatattattagtaggatagcatttggatagaaaacactctgaagtttctaaaaccgtttgaatgatgtctgtgaggagtataacagaacttatttggcaggcgaaaccctgaggacaaaccatccaggattgttttttttgaggtctctctctcattttcaatGGAAATCTATAattctaaggcacttgcttgcagttcctatcgcttccactagataaacagtctttagaaattggttgatgtttttcctttgagaaatgaagacgTAGCCCTGTTCGGAACGAGGGTCGAGTGAAGTGTGCTGTTTGTTAGAGGCGCATGACCTGACTTTGTTTTCCTctggtattgaacacagtttatcccgtcttaaatttgattgattatttacgttaaaaaatacctaaagttgtgttagaaaagttgtttgaaatttttggacaaagattacaggtaatttatgaaatattttgtagtcatgttgcgcgagttggaacgagtgttttttctggatcaaacgcgccaaataaatggacattttggatatataacgacggaattaattGAACCAAAGGACCATTTGGGATGTCTATAGCTCTAAAtgttggagtgccaacagaaaaagcttgtcaaaggtatgaattatatctttatttctgagtttcgtgtcgcacctgaagggttgaaatatgattgtctgtgtttgtttcatggggtgttatcctcagataatagcatggtttgctttcgctgtaaagcctttttgaaatctgacacgttggctggattaacaacaagtgtagctttaatttggtgtattgcatgtgtgatttcatgaaagtttaacttcttgatcctacttgagacgcagacgtgtgtgaatctagccaacaagtcagatttttaaaatgcttttcggcgaaagcatgagaagctattatctgatagcatgcaacaccccaaaatgcctgaaggcgacgtaaacaaaataattagcatagccggcgctacacaaaaacgcagaaataaaatataaaacattcattacctttgatgatattctttgttggcactcctatatgtcccataaacatcacaaattggtctttttcccgattaaatccgtccatgaatgcccaaaatatccatttgtatagcctgtctgcttcacgaaaaaagctctcttccaacacgcaacgtcatttttaaaaatgatataagttgcctatattctttgacaaaacacttcaacctacttttgtaacccaactttaggtatttgtaaacgttaataagcgatcaaattgatcactgggcgatctgtattcaatagcagctactcaagaaaacaatgtccatttttcaatcttccaaaatcgattgaggtaggctggatggaatgacggatctattggtaatgtctcaaaggatttttgtcaatgaaaatgacgtttttggcgacatcgtgtggaatatgtaggaattgcatccgtgtccatattaaatttggtttcctttaaacaatccatgaaaggggcgcatggatacttttttcagctttcagtgacaagtttttcttgcgcttttcgatgaaacacacgctctgttatagtcacagccgtgatttaaccagttttagaaacttcagagtgttttctatccacacatactaatcatatgcatatactatattcctggcatgagtagcaggacgctgaaatgttgcgcgatttttaacagaatgttcgaaaaaggagggggtaggatgaagaggttaatatttatagtaatttcatttgaatttggcactctgccaTTTCACCAGATGTTGGTCAGGTGTGACGGTAGCGTCCCATCTAGCCTAGAGAGCTTAAAATGTGTGTGAGAAAGATAGCACCACAAGGCAGGCTAAATACACGTGTGTGAAGGTGATAGATGCTCTGGGTTTGTTCCTATCATATCTCTGTCTGTTTGGTCAGTTCTATTGAAGAAAGGAACAGACCTGCATGCTTAGTTTGTTCTGTGCAACACATGCTTCTCAGTCAAGTAAAATATGGACTTTgtcagctctattcattacatttctaccgGCAGCAATCAAAATGTAAGACTCGTTTATGAGTGCTGGTTGCAAAAACGCTATTATCTATTGGTCACTAAGAATTTCTCAAaatattttgttacattttacTGGGCATCTAGTACGCAAAGAAATACACTACAAAATGTATTACTtgaaacttttattttgaagaatacTTAACAGACCTGATTTAGACACATCCAAAAACACTGGTTATGATTTCATGGGTGGGGTGGCCGACCATGAAGTACTAGTGACaacatcaaatatatatatatattttttaaacttatgGAACCAGTCGTGAATTTTAGCTCAAAATCCATTTTCATTCCAGTTCCAAAAACATTCCTTTCAACCAATTCTCAATTTGCTTTGTTTGTCACTAATGACAACAGAGAAAGTTATGGGAAAAAAACTATTACTGTACGGTGTATGCTCTAAAGGTAAaatatattactgtacagtgtaaaGTAAAATATTACGGTGCGGTGTACACCGTAAAGATAATATATTACTGTAGAGTGTACACTGTAAAGGTCAAATATATTACTGTATGGTGTACACTGTAAAGGTATAATATATTACTCTATGTACACTGAAGGTAAAAAATGTTCCTGTACGGTGTGAAGGTAAAATATGTTCCTGTACGGTGTAAAGGTCAAATATGTTCCTGTACGGTGTAAAGGTCAAATATGTTCCTGTACGGTGTAAAGGTCAAATATGTTCCTGTACGGTGTAAAGGTAAAATATGTTCCTGTACGGTGTAAAGGTCAAATATGTTCCTGTACGGTGTAAAGGTCAAATATGTTCCTGTACGGTGTGAAGATAAAATATGTTCCTGTACGGTGTAAAGGTAAAATATGTTCCTGTACGGTGTAAAGGTAAAATATGTTCCTGTACGGTGTAAAGGTAAAATATGTTCCTGTACGGTGTAAAGGTCAAATATGTTCCTGTACGGTGTAAAGGTCAAATATGTTCCTGTACGGTGTAAAGGTCAAATATGTTCCTGTACGGTGTAAAGGTCAAATATGTTCCTGTACGGTGTAAAGGTCAAATATGTTCCTGTACGGTGTAAAGGTCAAATATGTTCCTGTACGGTGTAAAGGTCAAATATGTTCCTGTACGGTGTGAAGGTAAAATATGTTCCTGTACGGTGTAAAGGTCAAATATGTTCCTGTACGGTGTGAAGGTAAAATATACAAAGTAACTGAGGTGAATAGTTGAAGATGAACACCGGGTGAAGACTGAAGTCAAATCAGTTTTTTCCTATTTGGAAAGAGATAAAAAGTGTAATAAGTAACTTTCATGGTGAAATTTAAAAATGGCTACTAAAGAGGTCAGAGTCATTGTGAATCGGAGGATGAATCTTTGACGTCTGTGCTCTCTGTTGCTTCGCTAACTTCACTGAGTTCTTTGCTCTCTCCgccactgtccctctctccctctttctcctggtCACCGGGTGTGGTCGTGGCAGTAAGGGTCTCCTGACCCAGTGCCTTCACTCCTGGCTTcctcaactgtgggacctataGACAGAAAAGACTGCAGTGTGTGGGGGTGTCTCTCTTAAGGGTTTGGTGAAAGGTTGACCTTACCCTTACGGCAGAGAGGATCCAATGTATTCAAAACACTATCAAGCCATGCTGCTGGAAAGAAGGATAGGAGTTAAAACTCACCTCATCAGCCATGTGAGCTAGGTCTCTCTTCATGGCATAGGCATCCTCCCCATCTGCATAGTACTTGGGCTCTATTTCACTAATCCTTTGGAGATGAATGAAAATGATTAGAATGTGAGTGGGGAATAGGATCAACACATGATACATGGACATTGATTGCGATTGTAGCACTGCAAACAATCCCTGGTTAAAtaagggaaaaataaataaaataaacaacctCTGGATACATTTGAATTCTGCAGCAGAGACCATCATTTGGATGTATCAGTAGGGAATATGACTCCACAGTTCCCGAGACAACCTCACTTTGACTACGAGGCTGACAAGCAACGTCTACCTTTACATAAGCACTTGCTTTAGGAGGGTTCGTTTAAACAAGTTAGGAGGAGCTTCATGTTACTTACTGGAATTTCAGTGTGTTGGAGTACAGGTGCAAGGCTGCTCGGTTACTGCAGTAGGAGAACATGAAATGGATGCAATTCAAGTGCTTTGTGAACCAAAAAACTACAGATACAGATCAACAGGATAAAACCACACAAGTCACATTAAGAATGGTCTGAAAAACAATGTCTCACTGTATTCAAATTATTTTGTCTATACTTCTCTTGACAACAGGAGAGTGATGCGTATTTAGCATTCCATTACAACAACTAATCTGGAAATTCTTATCGAAGAGCAATATACAAATGACTACAAATGGAACCATCTTATTGAAGTCCAACACAGACATCCAGCACACTGCACTACCTTTTCCGGACATGAAGTGAGACATATTTGGCGTTGAAGTTTTCAATCATAGCTCGGCTGGCTTGATCCATCAGCTTCTGAGCCAGACCCAGACGTCTGTGTGAGCGCTTGACAGCCTGAGAGACGGACAGACACAATCCAAACATTTGTTAACAATCCTTCCTGTCACTCAACAACCACTAAACAACCTGACAAGTGCTGCAGATGAGAGGTCCCCTCGTCCTTCTCCAAGCTCCTCCATAGCCTACTGCCTATCCCATGTTGAAGCTACAAAGCACTACAATGAACAGTACAGAACCAAGACTCACCAGGGATGTGATGTGACCATGGGGGACATCATCTGGATCCTCCTCCCTGCATGCCACACAAAGAGTGAGAGCTTGATAGACACTGATAAACAATGGCATGAGATAAGCTCTGTAGTTCAGGTATACTCACATCTTGGCCAAAACATATCCCACTATTTTGCCATTCTCATCCTCAGCGATGTAGGAGAGCTGAAAGACGAACAAAAAGGTGATGTTAGATGCACAGACATCTAGTAACAACTAGCTAGACCTAAATCAAATGTTTCTCATTCCTCTTGATGAGTTAGATGACATTTTTGACTGATTGAATGCAAGAACAATGACTTGACTCAAGAGATATGAATGAGGTGGCGATGGAGATGTGTGATGATGAAGAGGAAGCCATATTAACCTGTGGCCAGGACAGTCCATGGTAGAAGTAGTATTTCATCTGGTAGTTCTCTGGGAGACACAGCAGGTTGCAGTGCTGCATGTTCATAAGGTCCTCCGGCTGAGAAAACAGAACAAGACATGTCAATGGTTTGGACACTGATTGAAACAATGGCACTACTACACGTGAGAAAAGGTACAACTAGAAGAGATGTCATGTCTGGACACGGATTCAATCCAAAAGTCACTAaatttactagctagctaacgagcGGGGAATAGGATCAACACATTATACATGGACATTGATTGCGATTGTAGCACTGCAAACAATCCCTGGTTAAataaggtaaaaataaataaaataaacaacctCTGGATACATTTGAATTCTGCAGCAGAGACCATCATTTGGATGTATCAGTAGGGAATATGACTCCACAGTTCCCGTTCTGTtttctcaaccccgccctgtgcaactgggtactggacttcctaacgggccgccCCTGTgaggtgagggtaggtaacaacatctccaccacgctgatcctcaacactggggccccacaagggtgcgttctgagccctctcctgtactccctgttcacccacgactgcgtggccatgcacgcctccaaatcaatcatcaagtttgcggacaacactacagtggtaggcttgattaccaacaacgacgagacggcctgcagggaggaggtgagggccctcggagtgtggtgtcaggaaaataacctcacactcaacatcaacaaaacaaaggagatgattgttcaggaaacagcagagggagcacccccctatccacatcgacgggacagtagtggagaggatagtaagttaagttcctcggcgtacacatcacggacaacctGAATTGgcccatccacacagacagcgtcgtgaagaaggcgcagcagcgcctcttcaacctcaggaggctgaagaaatttggcttgtcaccaaaagcactcacaaacttctacagatgcacaattgagagcatcctgacgggctgtatcaccgcctggtatggcaactgcttcgcccacaaccgtaagtctCTCCAAAGGGTAgggaggtctgcacaacgcatcaccgggggcaaaccacctgccctccaggacacctccaccacccaatgtcacaggaaggacataaagatcatcaaggacaacaaccaccagagccactgcctgttcaccctgctatcatccagaaggcgaggtcagtacaggtgcatcaaagcagggaccgagagactgaaaaacagcttctatctcaaggccatcagactgttaaacagccaccactaacattgagtggctgctgccaacacactgactcaactccagccactttaataatggaaattgatgtaaaaatatatcactagccatttaaacaatgctacttaatataatgtttacataccctacattactcgtctcatatgtatatactgtactcgataccatcttgcctatgccgttctgtaccatcactcattcatatatctttatgtacatattatttttccctttacacttgtgtgtataaggtagtagttttggaattgttagtttagattactcgttggttattgctgcattgtcggaactagaagtacaagcatttcgctacactcgcattaacatctgctaagcatgtgtatgtgacaaatacatttgatttgatttgaacggaACTACACTTGAAGTTGAACTAGCTACTCTTGTTCACTGTGTATCCTGCTAGCTACCATAGTATCAATCCATTTACGTATTAGCTAAATAAGCTAGCAGCAGTTTGACTTGACAAGCAAACGTGGAGCTATCACAGAGCCTTGCATTGTTATTATTAGGGATGGGTGGCTAGGTAGCTGGGTAACGTTTGTTAGCATGCTAACACAGTGTTGCATGGTCGACTCGGCGGTTCACTTACCCTCGCGTTGCGAATATTCATGTTTTCTTCGACCGTCACAATTTCAGATGATGAAATTTATAAATTATGGAACCAAAGTGTTTTATGAACTCCTAACGTTGTCTATATATTATGTTTcagatatgttagctagctaaattgaaGGGGAAGCATGCGATAAACCGGAAGGGGTTCAGAGGTGAGTCCCGCATCTAGTTGCATGGGATTGGACTGGCTACGGCAGAAATAATGAAATAGAACCTCCAACACCCAATGTGGACAGGAAAGCATTTTGACGGACATATCAGAGAAGGCACACTTGATTAGTTTGCTCGGTGCGCCGGGACAACTGTGTTACCTGGCACACGCAGGATGAGCTACCATAAATCAATCAAATTGTTTTAATGGTAATTTAAGTCAACATGATTAGGCAACTTCTCAGTTCAATTCAAGTTCATTCCGTTTGGTCTATAAAGAGTAGAGttggcaaaaaaaaaatgaaacaggCTTTTGAAATGTAAGATATTTCATACAGAGCAGTTCAAAGAGTCAAAGAAATCCAATATTTTGGCATGACAGGATCTTATGCTAATTACCTGCAACGTGAGTAGTAGCAGCCAATCAGAGAGTAGCATGCAAATATTAACGACAGGTGGGAGAGGGATATAAGGAAACCAAAATATTTTTAGAGATGAAGCCTATCTGTCACTGACAAGCGCGTTAACCTAAAGACCTGGACTTTACAGATACAAAAAAGTTTCTCATTAATCttatcagacctttatggtattTAAACAACACTTTAAGATCTTGTTTTCAGAGTGGAGCTTGTATCTGGAGAGTGTATAATTTTAATATGCGGTAATATTGAATTATTTGAATCATTTCTAAAATAAATTGTTCTTCGGTTGCCTACATTCTTCTGTGATAGTGAGATAGAGAACTACAATCCTGTCTATCTATACTATAGACGTCGTTTGTAGAGATACATATAGTATGGATGTAGATCTAGTACAGTTGGAGTCCAGTCTATGGGTTGGTAAGAAACGTTACCGGGCAGCCCTTACCGAATGGCACCTCAACTGGACTGAGCTCGATAAGAAGAACCGTGACAAGACCGGTGAGTCCTTTGTATAATTTTATCCATCACTTTCGCCGTGCATGGCATCTCATTCTAATTGTAGACATTTCATTATATACATTACTTTTAAATACACTTTGATGTAGGCTCATATAGGATTTAGATAGGATTTTATCTTAGGTTGCCTAGTAATAACTGCATAACAATCTCATTCACTCTTAAAATAGAGTAAATAAAAAGAAGACTTGACTAGCCTCATATGGTAATCCTTCAATCACACTGGCATCACACAGCATGCATGTTGTTTTGAGTAGAGTGAATGTGTGCTATGTATCACTAATAGAAAGTCACCAAACCTGTCTTGGAGACGGCATGTAAGTGGAAAATGATGTAAATAGGCTACATGCTAGTGGTAAAATGAAATGAATTCTATCCATTCTGTAAAATTAGTAGGCTAGTAAttagtgtgtgtttcagagaaattggtataaaaaaaacaaaatattaTAGGTACTCTGTATTTCACTCATGAAGAATGTCCCTTTTCCTGTAAAGGTGAACAACAAGTTATACAGCACTAACATGAAAcactagaaaacacacacacacacacacacacacacacacacacacacacacacacacacacacacacacactatccaatGTGTCCTTTAATTAATAGCCACATGAGCTCAATATAAGCAAAATATttaccagtttgtgtgtgtgcgtgtagccTCGTTAACACCTTGCTATAACATGTGAGTTTGGTGAGCTGATCAATATGACCCAATCACTATCTGACTAAGGTTTGTAGCATCTACACATTGTATTAAAATGTGTCTCTTACATGTCCACTGTGTCCGCATTGTGACCATATTAGATGGTTCCTCCCTGTATGCAATCTGTTGATTGATATCCAGACAAAATGTGTGCCTAACTACTTCTGGAGGTGGTAAGGAAGATCAGATCACAATGTGTCTTTTAATCATCTACGTCTGTCTAAAAATGTgagcacaatcagaatgtggacaagatcaggacaacgGACGCATGTTATCACCAGGTATAAGCAGGGCTTATGTAATACAAGTTTCAATGTCATACTGTGCCTGTGGGATCCTAGTTTCAGTACCAGTGTCGGAGATTGTTGCTGTGGAGGAGGGGCATGTGGAGGTTCTGCCCCAGAGGTCAGTTTCtgaagacacagacagagacttcACAGGTGAGTTATGTTACTGCCCCAAGGTCAGGCACACAGTCTCTGGTAACAGACACAGCAAGATATTTAGTTCTGGGAGCCGAGATTAGACACAACACAAAATCAAACAAAAGCAATTTCCtggtgtccctccctccctccttctctccccctccctccctccctccccctccctccctccctgttttgCAGTGTTCTATGTGAAGCGTAGCAGCAACGGTAGTTCCTATGGGTTGCTATGGCGCCTGGGCAGGACCCAGTTCAGCTGTTCCAGCAGGGACCTCAGAGACCA
Encoded proteins:
- the LOC139417379 gene encoding N-alpha-acetyltransferase 10-like produces the protein MNIRNARPEDLMNMQHCNLLCLPENYQMKYYFYHGLSWPQLSYIAEDENGKIVGYVLAKMEEDPDDVPHGHITSLAVKRSHRRLGLAQKLMDQASRAMIENFNAKYVSLHVRKSNRAALHLYSNTLKFQISEIEPKYYADGEDAYAMKRDLAHMADEVPQLRKPGVKALGQETLTATTTPGDQEKEGERDSGGESKELSEVSEATESTDVKDSSSDSQ